The Desulfosporosinus acidiphilus SJ4 genome has a window encoding:
- a CDS encoding phage tail tube protein has protein sequence MNNYTADQVLNGTWGEMWLNGDFMAETIALQAKVTLTKTAVEMCGTLVAGQKVTGMELKGTLKMNKVSSAMIKANSDNMKAGKTPEFTIISNLDDPQALGAERIVLKGVMFDELTLVDWEAKKNGEESIPFTFMDWDLLDLI, from the coding sequence ATGAATAACTATACTGCAGATCAGGTCCTAAATGGCACTTGGGGAGAGATGTGGCTGAACGGAGATTTCATGGCTGAAACCATCGCCCTGCAGGCCAAAGTGACCTTGACCAAAACTGCCGTGGAGATGTGCGGAACCTTAGTGGCGGGGCAAAAGGTCACGGGAATGGAACTCAAAGGGACCCTTAAAATGAACAAAGTGAGTTCGGCGATGATTAAAGCCAACTCCGACAATATGAAGGCGGGTAAAACGCCGGAGTTTACCATCATCTCCAATCTGGATGATCCGCAGGCCTTGGGCGCTGAACGAATTGTCCTTAAAGGCGTTATGTTTGATGAATTGACTCTTGTGGATTGGGAAGCCAAGAAGAATGGGGAAGAAAGTATCCCGTTTACCTTTATGGATTGGGATCTCTTAGACTTAATCTAA
- a CDS encoding phage tail assembly chaperone: protein MNLVEQLLKMDAGLLETPSKVITIPSKKLKEPLDFPCKAVDPEKYAEIQEGAVEIRKGDVKKINMYSLKTLIVIEGCPEVFKSKEIMEHFGAPTPKELVKTLLLSGEIDDLYNGINELSGYEKDAEDEETIKN from the coding sequence GTGAACTTAGTAGAGCAACTCTTAAAAATGGATGCTGGACTCCTTGAAACCCCTTCGAAGGTAATAACCATCCCATCGAAAAAGCTGAAAGAGCCCCTCGATTTTCCCTGTAAAGCCGTGGATCCGGAGAAGTATGCCGAGATCCAGGAAGGGGCGGTGGAGATCCGTAAAGGTGATGTTAAGAAAATCAATATGTATTCCTTAAAGACGCTCATTGTGATTGAAGGCTGTCCCGAGGTATTTAAAAGCAAAGAGATTATGGAACATTTCGGAGCACCGACCCCTAAAGAGTTGGTCAAAACCCTCTTACTCAGCGGAGAGATCGATGATCTGTATAACGGGATCAATGAGCTTTCTGGTTATGAGAAGGATGCAGAGGACGAAGAAACCATAAAAAACTGA
- a CDS encoding phage tail tape measure protein, with product MIDAVIQLRDQFSGTLRNVNANLSVFQRQASYAGRNMMSVGKDLQSVGKTFTKTLTVPIVAAGGALLKLGQDFQDAENTIRVGTGATGKDLQNLTSDFKATYSQVSNSMADTSKVIADLNTRTGLSGKPLQALSVQMLNLSKITKEDLNTLIPATTRMFQDAGLKQADYSKALDYTFKVSQNTGISVSKLQELMTQFGGPLRQMGFSWQTSAVMLGKFEKEGVNTELVVGSLRIALGKMAKKGIADPSKALQEMITKIKDAGTAGKANAMALSMFGAKAGPDMAAAIREGHLDLDNLLRTIKNSPETIDQATADTMTFADKMAKVKNQLAVAFEPVATSLLDSLDKLLPSIKNVGDTIAKFAKRIADMSPQQQEMILKFALMAAAAGPVIFTVGKLVYGMGDAVKTFTKLSRSISNAGGILEYLQTPGGMVIAIIGTLTIAGLLLVTHWAQVTKSLNDFKTVLKNNETAIRNVAIALGVIFGPALVGLGVQALITGGQITAGFIASLVTSGIEAAATGAVFTGKLIVSLISFALQVWKTVAVIGIQTTLFIAQRLGIISAAEATNIITAAQWLFNAAMNANPIGVVILALAALGVAIYEVVQHWKDICTWVEKAWNWLTKWNGTQPQDKSLNVTTNVATSAATTAHNALGTSYFGGGSTWVGENGPEILTLPKGSQVMDHQTSKRSTGKNISIAKLADTIVVREEADIDKIATALVLKLHSVAINTA from the coding sequence GTGATTGATGCTGTGATTCAGCTTCGTGACCAATTCAGTGGAACTCTTCGGAATGTCAACGCTAATCTCTCAGTCTTTCAACGACAGGCCAGCTATGCCGGAAGAAACATGATGTCGGTCGGTAAGGACTTACAGAGTGTGGGTAAGACGTTTACCAAAACACTGACTGTTCCTATTGTTGCGGCGGGTGGAGCACTATTAAAGCTGGGACAGGACTTCCAAGATGCCGAAAACACCATACGAGTTGGCACGGGTGCAACCGGAAAAGATCTTCAAAACTTAACGAGTGATTTTAAGGCGACTTACAGTCAGGTGAGTAATAGCATGGCTGACACCAGCAAAGTGATTGCTGATTTAAATACAAGAACCGGCTTATCCGGTAAGCCCCTGCAAGCCTTGTCCGTTCAAATGCTTAACCTCTCAAAGATCACGAAAGAAGACTTGAATACTTTGATTCCAGCGACCACGCGGATGTTTCAGGATGCCGGGCTTAAGCAGGCGGATTATTCGAAGGCACTCGACTATACCTTCAAAGTCAGCCAAAATACCGGTATTTCTGTGTCAAAACTTCAGGAGCTGATGACTCAGTTCGGTGGTCCTTTAAGACAAATGGGCTTTAGCTGGCAAACGAGTGCTGTCATGCTTGGAAAGTTTGAAAAAGAAGGTGTTAACACTGAGTTGGTTGTCGGGTCCCTTCGGATTGCTCTCGGTAAGATGGCTAAGAAAGGGATCGCTGATCCTTCAAAGGCGTTGCAAGAAATGATTACCAAGATTAAGGACGCTGGCACAGCTGGAAAGGCAAACGCCATGGCCTTGTCGATGTTCGGAGCTAAAGCCGGGCCGGATATGGCAGCCGCTATTCGGGAAGGACACCTGGACTTAGACAATCTCCTGCGAACCATTAAGAACAGCCCGGAAACGATCGACCAAGCCACTGCCGATACCATGACCTTTGCGGATAAAATGGCGAAAGTAAAAAATCAACTCGCCGTGGCGTTTGAGCCGGTGGCTACCAGCCTATTAGATTCTTTAGATAAGCTACTTCCGAGTATCAAAAATGTGGGCGATACCATCGCGAAGTTTGCTAAAAGAATTGCGGATATGTCACCTCAGCAACAGGAAATGATTCTCAAGTTTGCGCTTATGGCTGCCGCAGCAGGGCCGGTTATTTTTACGGTTGGTAAGCTAGTTTATGGGATGGGTGATGCGGTAAAAACATTTACAAAATTATCTCGTTCCATCTCTAATGCAGGCGGGATTTTAGAGTACCTTCAAACTCCAGGCGGCATGGTGATTGCCATTATTGGAACTTTAACAATCGCTGGACTATTACTTGTAACCCACTGGGCACAGGTAACAAAGTCCTTGAATGACTTTAAGACGGTTTTGAAAAATAATGAAACAGCCATCCGAAATGTAGCGATAGCCCTTGGCGTTATTTTTGGACCGGCGCTGGTGGGGTTGGGTGTTCAAGCACTCATCACGGGCGGTCAAATCACCGCTGGGTTTATTGCTTCCTTAGTAACCTCAGGAATTGAAGCCGCTGCAACCGGAGCCGTTTTTACAGGAAAACTAATCGTTTCTCTCATATCTTTTGCCCTTCAAGTCTGGAAAACTGTTGCTGTTATTGGTATTCAGACAACTTTGTTCATTGCTCAGAGACTTGGAATTATCAGTGCCGCCGAAGCAACGAATATTATCACAGCCGCCCAATGGCTTTTTAATGCCGCCATGAATGCGAACCCGATTGGTGTTGTCATTTTAGCCCTTGCGGCTTTAGGGGTGGCTATCTATGAGGTTGTCCAGCATTGGAAAGATATCTGTACTTGGGTTGAAAAAGCATGGAACTGGCTGACGAAATGGAATGGAACTCAGCCTCAGGATAAGAGCCTCAATGTTACCACCAACGTGGCAACGTCCGCTGCGACTACGGCCCACAATGCGCTTGGAACCAGTTATTTTGGAGGCGGCTCCACTTGGGTAGGGGAGAATGGGCCAGAAATACTCACACTCCCTAAAGGTTCTCAAGTCATGGATCATCAAACGTCAAAAAGATCAACAGGGAAGAATATTTCGATCGCCAAGCTCGCCGACACCATCGTTGTCCGGGAAGAAGCCGACATTGATAAGATTGCCACGGCATTGGTGCTTAAGCTTCACTCGGTCGCTATTAACACGGCTTAG
- a CDS encoding phage baseplate protein yields the protein MEFWLMQDKETLQLPVPPPSYTVKKTLNNTSVIVESIGEISFIGKPKLAEIPPISSFFPKKDYSFCQYHTFPTPKECTDLIEKWMASGKPIRYLVTGTSINTLCSIESFEYGEQDGTGDVYFTLTLKEYKVIPS from the coding sequence ATGGAATTTTGGCTTATGCAGGATAAGGAAACCCTCCAGCTTCCGGTTCCCCCTCCAAGTTATACGGTCAAGAAAACTCTGAATAATACTTCTGTGATTGTTGAAAGCATCGGCGAAATTAGTTTTATTGGCAAGCCGAAACTCGCTGAAATCCCGCCCATAAGTTCGTTCTTTCCGAAAAAGGATTATAGCTTTTGTCAGTATCATACCTTTCCAACGCCCAAAGAATGTACCGACCTTATCGAGAAATGGATGGCCAGCGGTAAGCCGATCCGTTACCTTGTAACTGGGACAAGTATTAATACACTTTGCTCCATTGAAAGTTTTGAGTATGGTGAGCAGGATGGGACGGGGGATGTTTATTTTACACTGACACTTAAGGAATACAAGGTGATCCCTTCGTGA
- a CDS encoding XkdQ/YqbQ family protein produces the protein MQWSGDKSQVARKIDVTLAYAIFDKTQPNTQISPGTMVWLVDDVEGEIFRGIVFVRSLNSNQELQFTAYDLLIYFLKSKATYNFKNITAEAITAKVCQEVGVSVGSLEPTGVNISLIASNKTLYDIIMQAYSFASYSTGKQYFLLMNGTSLNCIEKGQNLINFTLDPKVNLINAVYDDSIEQMINKVKIYNSKKEFTGQILENKDWESHYGILQDTYTINKSKNTLIEASILLKGMEQEVEATALGNVNVITGTAVKTNIFYVSVLQNATWYVDTDVHTWEIGTNKYTMKLNLKSHNLMDMKEGKVDGE, from the coding sequence GTGCAGTGGTCCGGCGACAAGTCGCAAGTGGCCCGGAAAATTGACGTAACTTTAGCCTATGCCATTTTTGACAAGACCCAGCCCAATACCCAAATTTCGCCCGGCACCATGGTATGGCTTGTCGATGATGTGGAAGGTGAGATTTTTCGAGGTATTGTTTTTGTTCGCTCGCTCAATTCCAACCAGGAACTACAATTCACGGCTTACGACCTTTTGATCTATTTTCTGAAGTCCAAGGCCACCTATAACTTCAAAAACATTACAGCAGAGGCAATAACGGCGAAAGTTTGTCAGGAAGTTGGGGTGAGTGTTGGAAGTTTAGAGCCAACCGGTGTGAACATCAGCCTCATAGCCTCGAACAAAACCCTATATGATATCATCATGCAGGCTTACAGCTTCGCGTCGTACTCCACAGGAAAGCAATATTTTCTCCTGATGAATGGAACCAGTCTGAACTGTATTGAAAAGGGTCAAAACCTCATAAATTTTACGCTCGACCCTAAGGTCAATTTAATCAATGCTGTCTATGATGACTCGATCGAACAGATGATTAATAAGGTGAAAATTTATAACTCCAAAAAGGAGTTTACCGGGCAAATCCTAGAGAACAAAGACTGGGAAAGTCACTACGGAATCCTCCAGGACACGTATACAATTAATAAGTCTAAAAACACCTTGATTGAAGCGTCGATCCTCCTTAAAGGGATGGAGCAGGAGGTCGAAGCCACGGCACTCGGTAATGTAAACGTCATCACCGGCACCGCCGTGAAAACCAATATTTTTTATGTCAGTGTTCTCCAAAACGCCACTTGGTATGTCGATACCGACGTTCACACGTGGGAAATCGGCACGAATAAATACACCATGAAGCTTAATCTCAAGAGCCATAATTTAATGGACATGAAGGAAGGTAAGGTCGATGGGGAATAG
- a CDS encoding DUF2577 domain-containing protein: protein MRSKNPYSEMIKIMQDQGAKYNPFSVQLATVIATSPLTITAGELQLAGDNLLVADFLLTSYSRQINLPSPTVSGTTSDGTITSLSIPNATLNFTDGLNVGDTLAVVQVDSSTFVILARVVSV, encoded by the coding sequence ATGAGGTCTAAAAATCCATACAGCGAAATGATTAAAATCATGCAGGACCAGGGAGCGAAATACAACCCCTTTTCGGTTCAATTGGCGACGGTGATCGCTACATCTCCGCTTACGATTACGGCTGGAGAACTTCAATTAGCCGGGGATAATCTATTAGTGGCCGATTTTCTGCTAACCAGTTATTCCCGACAGATTAACCTTCCAAGCCCAACAGTCAGTGGTACAACTTCAGATGGCACAATAACAAGTCTCAGCATACCAAATGCCACGCTAAATTTCACAGATGGACTCAATGTAGGTGACACTTTAGCCGTAGTTCAGGTCGATAGTTCTACCTTTGTTATTTTGGCAAGGGTTGTGAGTGTATGA
- a CDS encoding DUF2634 domain-containing protein — translation MSIFPQNFEQALITSNGLGSSELPLAKEYGWDFTNNTFLLIDGKSVLVTGRDAVKIWAWKALQTPKGVYKAYSLNFGNELESLMNQSLSNAAMSSEVERYLKEALLVNPYITGISNITLSIDGSKTSVDFTAETIYGEVTMSV, via the coding sequence ATGAGCATTTTTCCGCAAAACTTCGAACAGGCCCTCATCACATCCAACGGTCTGGGTTCTTCTGAGTTACCTCTGGCGAAAGAGTATGGTTGGGACTTTACTAATAACACGTTTCTTCTAATTGACGGCAAGAGTGTGTTGGTAACCGGAAGAGATGCCGTTAAGATTTGGGCTTGGAAAGCATTACAGACTCCAAAGGGTGTCTATAAAGCCTACAGTCTAAACTTTGGAAACGAACTGGAATCGCTGATGAATCAGAGCCTATCAAACGCAGCCATGTCTTCAGAAGTCGAACGGTATTTAAAAGAAGCGCTCTTAGTTAATCCCTATATTACCGGAATCTCTAACATTACACTGTCTATTGATGGTAGTAAAACCAGCGTAGATTTTACGGCAGAGACGATCTATGGTGAGGTGACCATGAGTGTATAG
- a CDS encoding baseplate J/gp47 family protein, which yields MYSETSNVILSRMLSNVSSDVDKSEGSFIYDATSPVAIEIAQQEANLDQVAKKFDITTLSGDELAMRIYQRTGISRNPATYATADVTITGNGMINTGDLVQTPGGVQFKSTQQQTISGSASVHVEALIAGSTGMVPANQITQFPVAIAGLVSVTNSNPTQDGFDAESDSALLQRYYDYIQTPATGGNIAQFINLMKDFTGVGDVKFYPTWNGNNTVKLVIIDVNKLPPSSDLVAAAQAYMDPGAQGLGLGAAPFGAFTTVEGAFASTITINFTAVKDSDYTDEQRLANVQANLTAYLQAIAFVDSTVSYAKIGSAILSSQGILDYTNLTVNGGISNVPLSYTSALTETPVLGVVTIA from the coding sequence GTGTATAGCGAAACCAGTAATGTGATTTTAAGTCGCATGCTTTCCAATGTATCCTCAGATGTTGACAAATCCGAGGGTTCTTTTATTTATGATGCAACCTCTCCGGTGGCCATTGAGATTGCTCAGCAAGAGGCCAATCTCGACCAAGTAGCCAAGAAGTTTGATATTACAACCTTAAGCGGCGACGAGTTGGCCATGAGAATCTACCAACGGACAGGCATTTCCCGAAACCCAGCAACTTATGCCACGGCAGACGTAACCATAACAGGTAATGGAATGATTAATACTGGTGATTTGGTTCAAACACCTGGCGGAGTTCAGTTTAAATCAACTCAGCAACAAACCATCAGCGGATCGGCAAGTGTTCATGTTGAAGCCCTCATCGCTGGGTCAACAGGCATGGTTCCAGCCAACCAGATCACTCAGTTTCCGGTTGCCATCGCTGGTCTTGTGAGCGTCACAAATTCTAATCCGACGCAGGACGGCTTTGACGCAGAAAGCGACTCAGCCCTTTTACAAAGGTACTATGATTATATTCAAACTCCGGCAACGGGAGGAAATATTGCTCAGTTTATCAACCTCATGAAAGACTTCACGGGAGTCGGTGATGTAAAATTCTATCCAACTTGGAACGGAAACAACACTGTAAAACTGGTCATAATTGACGTGAATAAACTGCCTCCCAGCAGTGATTTAGTCGCAGCAGCTCAGGCTTATATGGACCCAGGTGCCCAAGGACTCGGGCTGGGTGCTGCTCCGTTCGGAGCTTTTACCACAGTGGAAGGTGCATTCGCTAGTACAATAACCATTAATTTTACAGCGGTTAAAGATTCGGATTATACCGATGAACAACGGCTCGCCAATGTCCAAGCGAATTTAACAGCTTATCTCCAGGCGATTGCCTTCGTTGATAGTACTGTTAGTTATGCCAAGATTGGGTCGGCAATTTTATCGAGCCAAGGGATCTTGGATTATACCAACCTAACGGTCAATGGAGGAATTTCTAATGTTCCTCTCAGCTATACCTCGGCACTGACTGAAACGCCGGTTCTGGGGGTGGTGACGATTGCTTAG
- a CDS encoding putative phage tail protein gives MLSDSLPYFITSTQLFTELFQSEGQELDGLGADLSDLEAQFNVDTATWGLDYYEKELGIPTDNTKPLSYRASVIKSKWRGGGKLNSTLIKTVCDAFTNGNTEVTFDGTIKVKFNSILGIPPNLNDLKAAVSQIKPAYLELVYLFSYLLINEIHQVMTINQLDSTPLNEFAGGV, from the coding sequence TTGCTTAGCGATTCTCTTCCTTATTTCATAACGAGCACTCAGTTATTTACTGAGTTATTCCAATCTGAAGGGCAAGAACTGGATGGCCTGGGCGCTGATCTATCCGATTTAGAAGCTCAATTTAACGTTGATACGGCAACATGGGGCTTGGATTATTATGAAAAAGAACTAGGAATACCCACTGATAACACAAAACCTCTGTCCTATAGGGCCAGTGTTATAAAGTCCAAGTGGCGAGGCGGCGGGAAGCTTAACTCCACCTTGATTAAAACCGTCTGTGATGCCTTTACGAATGGAAATACGGAGGTGACGTTTGATGGAACCATTAAGGTCAAGTTCAATAGTATTCTGGGTATACCACCCAATCTCAATGATTTAAAAGCAGCAGTCTCTCAGATTAAGCCAGCCTATTTGGAGCTGGTCTATTTGTTTTCCTATCTGTTGATTAACGAAATTCATCAGGTAATGACCATCAACCAGTTAGACTCAACCCCACTCAACGAATTTGCCGGAGGTGTTTAG
- a CDS encoding XkdX family protein has protein sequence MDWVSICTSYYQAGYYDNTSLKVFVVKGKITGADYKTITGIDYVA, from the coding sequence ATGGATTGGGTATCGATTTGTACAAGTTATTACCAAGCAGGATATTATGACAATACTTCACTAAAAGTATTTGTAGTTAAAGGTAAGATCACTGGGGCCGATTATAAGACAATCACAGGCATTGACTATGTAGCTTAA
- a CDS encoding peptidoglycan recognition protein family protein, with product MSYSIKQNFIAGLPKEPYDNGHYVGVVAHSTANNGDSADGERNFESTTWQNAFVHFFVDDQKILQVADTNYLCYGAGHTANHLGYVQVELCQTTDPVKFKAAYEKYVWLLAKLLYNRKLPVVDGVTLMSHAQVSAKWHETDHQDPIEYLTSHGKTWADLVADVTAQYNLLEEEDRVLNVAVLLFTKDDFWSGNDVAAKNGNCALFIRAANQSVPAEAQSAKQLIVVGGPSAGHPNEVLLSGKDKYATAAAVAKYLGQ from the coding sequence ATGAGCTATTCAATCAAACAAAACTTTATTGCCGGACTACCTAAAGAACCCTATGACAACGGGCATTATGTCGGAGTAGTTGCACACTCGACGGCCAATAACGGCGACTCCGCCGATGGAGAGCGCAATTTCGAATCGACTACTTGGCAAAACGCGTTCGTTCATTTCTTCGTGGACGACCAGAAAATCCTTCAAGTTGCCGATACCAACTATCTCTGCTATGGAGCTGGCCACACTGCAAACCATTTGGGTTATGTTCAAGTGGAGTTGTGCCAAACAACAGATCCAGTTAAGTTCAAAGCAGCTTATGAGAAATACGTTTGGTTGCTTGCAAAGCTCCTATATAATAGGAAGCTTCCTGTCGTGGATGGGGTTACTCTGATGTCCCATGCTCAAGTTTCAGCCAAGTGGCATGAGACGGACCATCAAGATCCGATCGAATATCTAACAAGCCACGGAAAAACATGGGCTGATTTGGTCGCTGATGTAACGGCTCAATATAACTTGCTGGAGGAGGAAGATAGAGTGTTAAACGTTGCAGTATTACTATTCACGAAGGACGATTTTTGGAGTGGGAATGATGTTGCTGCTAAAAATGGAAACTGTGCACTATTTATAAGAGCAGCCAACCAGTCCGTTCCGGCTGAGGCCCAGAGTGCCAAGCAATTAATTGTTGTTGGTGGGCCAAGCGCCGGGCATCCGAACGAAGTCCTGTTATCTGGCAAGGACAAATATGCGACCGCTGCTGCGGTTGCTAAGTATTTGGGACAATAA
- a CDS encoding response regulator, whose product MQYLKTALCVNNSELIRKSIKKLLENSGFRVVGEADNGLTAIKLYDELKPDIVIMDIAMPELDGIQTLKKIKKVDKEARIIIISSSSHERKVQEAMIEGAIGFIIWPPS is encoded by the coding sequence GTGCAATACTTGAAGACAGCATTGTGTGTCAATAACTCAGAGTTGATAAGAAAATCTATTAAGAAGCTTCTTGAGAATAGTGGCTTTCGAGTCGTGGGCGAAGCGGATAATGGACTGACTGCTATAAAGCTTTACGACGAGCTAAAGCCAGACATTGTAATAATGGATATTGCAATGCCAGAATTAGATGGGATACAAACGCTTAAAAAAATCAAAAAAGTAGATAAAGAAGCCAGAATTATTATTATTTCCTCTTCTTCTCATGAGCGGAAAGTACAAGAGGCAATGATAGAAGGTGCTATAGGTTTTATTATATGGCCACCTTCTTAA
- a CDS encoding GGDEF domain-containing response regulator: MAIVIVDDTTFSLEVTKALLVSAGYSDIITVKSARELYSLVDGYSELGIIEIDLILMDVVMPEVDGIEASRNIKNREWLVDVPIIMVTATTEKDDLQKAFSAGAMDFIKKPLDKVELIARVRSALRLKHEIYRRKAREVELLEVTRQLKAANEMLQNLSYLDGLTGIANRRHFDQELFQECRRAQRENTSLSLILLDIDYFKAFNDTYGHLQGDDCLKTVASILKKTVKRPGDFPARYGGEEFAVILPSTEGVGAATIAEEIRVSIEMASIPNINSLCANHITVSLGVVTRFPGQADTPDAMILAADRALYRSKHEGRNRVSMEQIDH; encoded by the coding sequence ATGGCCATAGTTATTGTGGATGATACGACTTTTAGCCTAGAAGTAACTAAAGCCTTACTCGTGTCTGCGGGTTATTCAGATATAATCACAGTCAAATCGGCCAGGGAACTTTATAGCCTAGTCGATGGTTATTCGGAACTAGGTATCATCGAAATCGATTTAATTCTTATGGATGTCGTAATGCCAGAGGTTGATGGGATCGAGGCCTCCCGGAACATTAAGAATCGAGAATGGCTAGTAGATGTACCTATAATAATGGTGACAGCTACAACGGAAAAAGATGATTTGCAGAAGGCCTTTTCTGCTGGCGCTATGGACTTTATTAAGAAACCCCTCGATAAGGTGGAGCTAATAGCCCGTGTGCGTTCAGCATTGAGATTAAAACATGAGATCTATCGACGAAAAGCCCGAGAAGTGGAATTATTAGAGGTTACTCGCCAATTGAAAGCAGCTAATGAAATGTTGCAAAATCTATCCTATTTAGATGGCTTGACAGGAATTGCTAACCGTCGGCATTTTGATCAAGAACTGTTTCAAGAGTGTAGGCGAGCCCAGAGGGAAAATACTTCACTATCATTGATTTTACTAGATATTGATTATTTCAAAGCTTTTAATGATACATACGGACACCTTCAAGGTGATGACTGCCTCAAAACTGTTGCATCTATTCTTAAAAAGACTGTAAAAAGACCTGGGGATTTTCCGGCACGTTATGGAGGGGAGGAGTTTGCCGTTATTTTGCCAAGTACTGAAGGCGTAGGAGCTGCCACTATAGCTGAAGAAATAAGGGTAAGTATTGAGATGGCTAGTATTCCAAATATAAATTCTCTTTGTGCGAATCATATCACAGTCAGCCTTGGGGTTGTAACAAGATTCCCGGGACAAGCTGATACACCGGATGCTATGATTTTGGCGGCTGACCGTGCTCTATACCGTTCGAAACACGAGGGCCGCAATCGGGTTAGCATGGAACAAATCGACCACTAA
- a CDS encoding RNA polymerase sigma factor gives MIIRENLYGLNDLDNEASLETVIKDNEPKIINLIYGMTGDYHIAQDLAQETFIKAFQSRQLFKGQSKISTWLYRIAVNTTIDYQRKRSGRKENPAEELETKLDETQDPDQKCQKTAMRKMLFKAISQLPNEQREVYTLKEINGCSTKEVAEILNISVELAKWRLHRARMLLRKSLTQGNGYENMGSFKLTTVGIE, from the coding sequence ATGATTATCCGTGAAAACTTATATGGACTAAATGATCTAGACAATGAAGCCTCTCTTGAAACGGTTATTAAGGATAATGAACCTAAAATTATAAACTTAATATACGGAATGACCGGGGATTATCATATCGCCCAGGACTTGGCCCAGGAAACATTTATAAAGGCATTCCAGTCAAGGCAATTGTTCAAAGGCCAGTCTAAAATCTCGACATGGCTATACCGTATAGCCGTTAATACAACAATTGACTACCAACGCAAGCGATCTGGTCGTAAAGAAAATCCGGCTGAAGAACTTGAAACAAAACTAGACGAAACTCAAGACCCGGATCAAAAGTGTCAAAAAACAGCGATGAGAAAGATGCTGTTTAAGGCGATTTCACAGCTACCAAATGAACAACGTGAGGTGTACACTTTAAAGGAAATCAATGGATGCTCTACTAAAGAGGTGGCAGAAATCCTTAACATTTCAGTTGAATTGGCGAAGTGGCGGCTGCACAGAGCCCGGATGCTCCTTCGCAAGTCTTTAACTCAAGGAAATGGTTATGAGAATATGGGTTCGTTTAAATTAACTACGGTTGGAATAGAATAA
- a CDS encoding DUF1858 domain-containing protein: MITGQMKITEIVEKYPQSVEVFLKHGLHCFGCMAARFENLEQGARAHGIDVAKLLEDLNKVVEQDYGLVRKV, encoded by the coding sequence ATGATTACAGGTCAAATGAAAATTACAGAAATCGTAGAAAAGTATCCGCAGTCCGTCGAAGTCTTTTTAAAACATGGCCTGCATTGTTTCGGATGCATGGCTGCCCGGTTCGAGAATCTTGAGCAAGGTGCAAGGGCTCATGGTATTGATGTAGCAAAGCTGCTCGAGGATCTCAATAAAGTGGTTGAACAGGATTATGGTTTGGTAAGAAAAGTTTAA